The following coding sequences lie in one Candidatus Dormiibacterota bacterium genomic window:
- a CDS encoding M48 family metalloprotease yields MYSQIAANKRKTFLLMAVFVAFVSTIGYIFAQGYSNPGIFYFVGIGALVYSIVTYFMSAKIALGMSGAHPIAKKDAPQLYRMVENLSITAGLPMPKVYLIDDPAPNAFATGRNPNNAVVAVTTGLIERLEDEEVEGVLAHEMAHIGNYDIRLMSVTAALVSIISLLSDFFFHANFFGGEEDSSPNPIFFIVGIVMALLAPLIATVIQLAVSRRREYLADATAALLTRYPEGLASALEKISAAHEPVHHASTATAHLYIASPFGPGKGVTGGIARLFSTHPPAEDRIAKLRAMEHKP; encoded by the coding sequence ATGTATAGCCAGATTGCCGCCAACAAACGTAAGACGTTCTTGCTAATGGCCGTATTCGTGGCCTTCGTTTCTACTATTGGCTACATCTTTGCCCAGGGCTACTCTAATCCTGGAATCTTTTATTTCGTGGGCATAGGCGCTTTGGTGTACTCGATTGTTACCTACTTCATGTCGGCCAAAATCGCGCTTGGTATGTCTGGCGCACACCCGATAGCTAAAAAAGACGCGCCCCAGCTCTATCGAATGGTAGAAAATCTCTCCATTACTGCCGGCCTGCCGATGCCTAAGGTATATTTGATTGACGATCCGGCACCCAACGCATTTGCAACCGGACGCAATCCGAATAATGCCGTGGTGGCGGTAACGACCGGTTTGATTGAGCGGCTGGAAGATGAAGAGGTGGAGGGCGTACTGGCACACGAAATGGCTCACATTGGTAATTACGACATCCGTCTGATGAGCGTGACGGCTGCGCTGGTCAGTATTATCTCCTTGCTAAGTGATTTCTTCTTCCATGCCAATTTCTTTGGCGGTGAGGAAGACAGCAGCCCTAACCCGATATTCTTCATAGTCGGAATCGTCATGGCGCTGCTGGCTCCACTCATTGCGACCGTCATCCAGCTCGCTGTTTCGCGCCGCCGCGAGTACCTGGCCGATGCTACAGCCGCTCTCTTGACACGTTATCCGGAAGGTCTGGCTAGCGCGCTAGAGAAGATATCAGCCGCTCATGAGCCGGTGCACCATGCCTCTACCGCTACCGCCCACCTCTACATCGCAAGCCCGTTCGGGCCGGGTAAAGGGGTTACCGGTGGTATTGCGCGCCTGTTCAGCACTCATCCGCCGGCAGAAGACCGTATTGCTAAACTCCGTGCGATGGAGCACAAGCCGTAA
- a CDS encoding LemA family protein has translation MTLWIILGIVAIVILFVWFTYNSLVMAKLRTDEAWSDINIQLKRRYDLIPNLVNAVKGYAKHESKVFENVTAARSAAMGTNDVAHKAEAENQLSSTLKSLFAVAEDYPELKASSNFQELQDELVDTENKIQAARRFYNGNVRDLNIKLGVFPTNLFAGMLGFKPRSFFEVEDQAVIEKPTEVNFS, from the coding sequence ATGACACTCTGGATTATTTTAGGCATAGTAGCAATCGTAATACTGTTCGTCTGGTTTACTTATAACAGCTTGGTAATGGCTAAGCTCAGGACAGACGAGGCCTGGAGCGATATAAACATCCAGCTGAAGCGGCGTTACGATCTAATACCTAATCTGGTAAACGCTGTTAAGGGTTATGCCAAGCATGAATCAAAGGTGTTCGAAAACGTCACAGCCGCTCGCTCGGCAGCCATGGGTACTAATGACGTAGCGCATAAAGCCGAGGCCGAAAACCAACTGTCATCAACCCTAAAGAGCCTGTTTGCCGTCGCTGAGGATTACCCAGAGCTAAAAGCCAGCAGTAATTTTCAGGAACTGCAGGATGAACTGGTAGATACAGAGAATAAGATTCAGGCTGCCCGCCGCTTTTATAACGGCAATGTGCGAGATCTAAACATCAAACTAGGTGTATTCCCCACGAATCTATTTGCCGGCATGCTGGGCTTTAAGCCGCGCTCATTCTTTGAAGTTGAAGATCAAGCCGTAATCGAAAAGCCAACCGAAGTTAACTTTAGTTAA